In the genome of Brevinematia bacterium, the window TTGAAACTGAAAGTTAAAAGTCTGAGTAGAGTTTGATAGATTCAAAACCACAAAAGCCTGACACTAAGATTATCAACCATCTCTCAAAAATCTCAGATCTTAAACACCTATCCAAACTTTGATAAAACACCCACTATGTGTTATAATTACTGTCAAGTCATGACGGCAGAACCATTTAGAAAGCCCATAAACACCCTTAGACTTACCAACGCAAAAACCAACGTAATTATTACATCAATCACTCTAGGAGGTTAGAAGAGATATGAAGGAAAATGTAGGAATAAAAAGAAAACTCTCCAGTAACCTCTCAAGGTTACCAAAATATCTATTTGCAGAAATAGACGAACTCAAGAATGAAGTTATCGCAAAAGGAATTGACGTCATAGACCTGAGTATTGGTGACCCTGATCTTCCTACTCCTGAACCCATAATTGAGGCTCTGTACGAAGCAGTAAAAGACCCCGCTAATCATAAATACCCATCCTATGCAGGAATGTATGAGTTTAGAAAAGCCTCTGCAGAGTGGTTCCATAGAAGGTTTGGTGTTGAGTTTGACCCTAAAACCGAAGTTATAGCCTTGATAGGCTCAAAAGAAGGAATAGCCCACATCCACTGGGCCTTCCTTGAACCGGGGGATATAGCACTCGTTCCCGATCCAGGTTACCCGGTCTATAACGCTGCAACAATACTAGCAGGTGCTACACCGTTCAAAATACCCCTCAGAGAAGAAAACAACTTCTTCCCAGAGGTTGAAAATATCTCCCAAAACATCCTATCAAAAGCAAAACTAATGTTTATAAACTATCCTAATAACCCAACTTCCGCTAGCGCAACCTTTGAACAACTTGAAAAAATAGTATGGTTCGCCAAAAAGAACGACATAATCCTCTGCTCTGACCTAGCCTACTCCGAAATATACGAGGGCAACCAAAAGCCAATAAGCATCTTCAATATTCCCGGAGCTAAAGACATAGCAGTAGAGTTCCATTCCCTCTCAAAAACCTTCAACATGACAGGCTGGAGAATAGGATTTGCCATCGGCAACCAAAACCTAATAAAAGGCCTACTCGCCATAAAATCCAACGTTGACTCCGGAGTCTTCAACGCCATACAACTAGCAGGAGTCAGAGCATTACAACCAGATATGGAACGCTACGCCCAGCAAAACAGAGAAGTAATATCCAAGAGAAAGAAAAAAATGGTCAGCATGCTAACCTCAGTAGGATTTGAAGTATACTCTTCAAACACAACGTTCTACATATGGGTAAAGAATCCCAAAGGAATCTCCTCTAAAGAAATATCCCTCACTTTCCTAAAAGAAGCAGGCATAGTAGTAACCCCAGGAAGTGGATTCGGTGAATACGGTGAGGGATACTTCAGAATTTCCCTAACCGCTCCAGATGAGAGAATTGAAGAAGCAGTAAATAGAATAAAAAAATTAAGTATATGGTAAAAAAACTAGTAGCCGTAAGCTTAATAGCTCTCTGCCTAATCTCAAACTCATGCATAAAATTCGCAGTCCTAAGCCCCACAACAGAAGCATCTTCTCTCTCCCCAAAAGAGGCTAAAATAGAAATCCTCAACTACACTAGAAACCTCTGTATCCAAGCAAGAAAAGGAATATTCAAAGACAAATTCCTTGGAACAGAATTCGGATTTTTCATCTCCTATGCCCTACCAGACGAAAACTTCCAAAGCACAGGACTACTACTTGACTTCAAACTATCGCTATTTGAGACAAACAAAACCAAATTCGCCACCGGACTAGGCCTAAGCTACCTCTCCATCCTAAAAAAAATAAACGATCAAAACCCCTATGTAAACTCTCTTTACGCCGTATTTCCCC includes:
- a CDS encoding LL-diaminopimelate aminotransferase; protein product: MKENVGIKRKLSSNLSRLPKYLFAEIDELKNEVIAKGIDVIDLSIGDPDLPTPEPIIEALYEAVKDPANHKYPSYAGMYEFRKASAEWFHRRFGVEFDPKTEVIALIGSKEGIAHIHWAFLEPGDIALVPDPGYPVYNAATILAGATPFKIPLREENNFFPEVENISQNILSKAKLMFINYPNNPTSASATFEQLEKIVWFAKKNDIILCSDLAYSEIYEGNQKPISIFNIPGAKDIAVEFHSLSKTFNMTGWRIGFAIGNQNLIKGLLAIKSNVDSGVFNAIQLAGVRALQPDMERYAQQNREVISKRKKKMVSMLTSVGFEVYSSNTTFYIWVKNPKGISSKEISLTFLKEAGIVVTPGSGFGEYGEGYFRISLTAPDERIEEAVNRIKKLSIW